Genomic DNA from Salvia miltiorrhiza cultivar Shanhuang (shh) chromosome 1, IMPLAD_Smil_shh, whole genome shotgun sequence:
CTCTTATTCTATGGTTTTAATAGCtcatattaatttgatttgagTACAACATAAGTGCTAATCCTTCTTGTTGTGGTATCACTTGAAACAAGAGAGAGATAATATCTAATTCCCTATCTTATTAATTAGTTTCAAATGAATCTGACAATATTTGGCAGGGATCCCAAATGAGCTGAAAATTGAAGGTGCGGTAACATTCTGGTTTCCCAGTCCCGTTAGCATATATTCCAAAATAAAGCTGTCTCAAAATTCTTCCGAGTGTCAGCAGGTAATATATGCTAATACTTTTATTttgcaccctatatatatttgCCTATCAAATAACATTGGATTGTTATGGAAATCAATCTTAATCAGTTTAAGCTCGAACATTACGAGAGCGCCGAATATTCAGAATATATAAAGCTTTTTAGGAGACTCATTGCACGAAACTATATAAAAGCTTGCCGTGCCAGGTAATATATAACTTAATTGTTGACTGTGGTTTCTAAATTCGTCTACTCTAATTGTCAACTTAGCTCTTCACATTGCTTTAATTTTATGAACATCATCTCTACATATcattttaatacaattatttatgtttttcgTGTGCTTTGATAGCTCAAGTACGACTTGCAAGCAGCAGGCAGAGGTACGTAACTTAGATCCACGGCGTCTTATGGTAGAAGCCAATTTTCTTGAATCTCAATGTATGTGTAGtttcatatattttattatgtcGATATTTTATTTAGCAACTTATGTATCTATAAATATGTTTTTTCTTACAACATTGCAGCACTTGGATCTGCTTCTGACGATGAACTCAATAAGGACAACGACGGTTAAACGTGGTTTTACACTTATGTTTGTGACTAGTTAAGACTTCCTATTATTATTAAAGCTCAAGTTACAGTGCTTTCGTTCATATTAGCGTTCgttgttttaattttaacatTGTTCATAAATTTCAGATGGGTTCTTGGACTTAAGTATTATGctatttattatttgaaaaCATTTAATTATGGGTAAAcacttttatttgttttaattcaatttatattTTCGTAAATTATATAACCCGTGGAGATTGACCTATACTTTTGAACATGGCAAATTGGCAATGTGCTGTTAAAGTTGAATTTTCATAcagattaaatatttttgtgtttttttagcAATGCGTTGGcgaattttattataattatgattGTTCACTAAAGAAGTAGAAGATACAAATTTTGATCGAGAGTACAAGTTTGAAATTAAACTcgtattaattttaatgttaaTATTGTGATTAATTGTTTAGTTACAATTACTGAAATCCGTATCAGGAGCTTGTACATCAATTACACGAGCGCAGCTCAAGCATTTAAACTTGCAAACCGTTGGGGTTGGGCCAAGCTCGCTAGCTAAATGCGAcgcaaatatatataaatatatctttTCTCGTATACATATGAGATCAATTCCTAGTCATGCTTTTGTAGATTTATCTTCCTACGCTATtatcttcttctcctcttctctCTACGCTATTTTCTTCTTCTCATTTTCTCTATACTTTCAACACGTTATCAACACGAGTCTAATCAATTAATAAACATTGAAGGTATGCCATAAAAAAGAATCGTGTCTTTTCACCAAGGTAATTTATAATTGAttatagagtggattttgaaattaaaatagccactttgaaatagtaaattttaaaaatacccactaagattaaaaaaaatcaaaaattagtcacact
This window encodes:
- the LOC130995511 gene encoding uncharacterized protein LOC130995511 isoform X2; translated protein: MERWEGVQSVCILESASGTTILRRDFGDTLEDEYLMGVIINKPGLVAAVGGIPNELKIEGAVTFWFPSPVSIYSKIKLSQNSSECQQFKLEHYESAEYSEYIKLFRRLIARNYIKACRASSSTTCKQQAEVRNLDPRRLMVEANFLESQSLGSASDDELNKDNDG